The proteins below are encoded in one region of Canis lupus dingo isolate Sandy chromosome 30, ASM325472v2, whole genome shotgun sequence:
- the RPS27L gene encoding 40S ribosomal protein S27-like produces MRLARSRAAGWGVAVGIGTGCDCERVDMPLARDLLHPSLEEEKKKHKKKRLVQSPNSYFMDVKCPGCYKITTVFSHAQTVVLCVGCSTVLCQPTGGKARLTEGCSFRRKQH; encoded by the exons ATGCGGCTCGCCCGCTCGCGTGCCGCTGGCTGGGGTGTCGCCGTCGGGATCGGGACTGGCTGCGATTGCGAAAGGGTCGACATGCCT CTGGCTAGAGATTTGCTACATCCGTCcttggaagaggaaaagaaaaagcataaaaagaaacGGCTAGTTCAAAGCCCAAATTCCTATTTTATGGATGTAAAATGTCCAG GTTGCTACAAGATCACCACGGTTTTCAGCCATGCCCAGACGGTGGTTCTTTGTGTAGGCTGTTCAACCGTGTTGTGCCAGCCGACGGGAGGAAAGGCCAGACTCACAGAGG GCTGTTCATTTAGAAGAAAGCAACACTAA